A genomic window from Lentibacter algarum includes:
- a CDS encoding FAD-dependent oxidoreductase, translating into MRGIPLGLQNAPEHVGALPAEADAVIIGGGVIGICAAYYLAQRGLKALVLEKGRVAAEQSGRNWGWIRKTGRDYAELPIVIEAQERWEELAKVCKDDFGLRRAGVTFLPKNEEQLAKYEVWAREFGAAAGTKMLGAAQVAAMLPDAINPWGGAMHTPDDMVAEPFEAVPAIARAAVLAGAIVREGCAVRGLVRAGGAVSGVVTEAGEVKTRLVLVAAGSWSSLFLRREGVSIPQLSVRSNVLATAPMPSFFEGAAGEDAMSFRRRKDGGYTMASLGVNHLWVGPDALRHVPHYRQLIVGGDFGMSYRPPAPKDWPDGLLTKRRWGFDEETPFERMRVLDPQPSDKALDRMLDKFAARFPKVGRPKVARRWAGMIDTMPDVVPIVDHAPIEGLSICTGMCGHGFGIGPAFGRIMADMMVGRDVGHDLTRFRLARFDSYAKLELGPDV; encoded by the coding sequence ATGCGGGGGATCCCTTTGGGCCTGCAAAACGCGCCCGAGCATGTGGGCGCTTTGCCTGCTGAGGCGGATGCAGTCATCATTGGTGGCGGCGTCATCGGGATTTGCGCGGCCTATTATCTGGCGCAGCGGGGCTTGAAGGCTTTGGTGTTGGAAAAGGGCCGTGTGGCTGCCGAGCAGAGCGGGCGCAATTGGGGCTGGATTCGCAAGACGGGGCGTGACTATGCCGAGCTTCCAATCGTTATTGAGGCACAAGAACGCTGGGAAGAGTTGGCCAAGGTCTGCAAGGATGACTTCGGGCTGAGGCGCGCGGGCGTTACGTTTTTGCCCAAGAACGAAGAGCAGCTTGCAAAATATGAGGTCTGGGCGCGCGAGTTCGGGGCCGCTGCTGGGACCAAAATGCTTGGTGCGGCACAGGTTGCCGCGATGCTGCCTGATGCGATCAATCCTTGGGGCGGGGCTATGCACACGCCCGATGATATGGTGGCGGAGCCCTTTGAGGCTGTGCCTGCGATCGCGCGGGCGGCAGTGCTTGCGGGGGCCATTGTTCGAGAGGGCTGTGCTGTGCGTGGGTTGGTGCGCGCGGGCGGCGCTGTGAGCGGAGTTGTCACCGAGGCTGGAGAGGTCAAAACGAGGCTTGTGCTTGTGGCAGCAGGCTCGTGGTCTTCGCTCTTTCTGCGCCGTGAGGGGGTGAGTATTCCGCAGTTGTCTGTACGTTCCAATGTCTTAGCGACCGCGCCGATGCCGTCTTTCTTTGAGGGCGCTGCGGGGGAGGATGCGATGTCATTCCGTCGCCGTAAGGATGGCGGCTATACGATGGCCTCGCTTGGGGTCAATCATCTTTGGGTTGGGCCTGATGCGCTGCGCCATGTGCCGCATTATCGTCAGCTGATTGTCGGCGGGGACTTTGGCATGAGTTACCGCCCACCCGCGCCAAAGGACTGGCCAGACGGTTTGTTGACCAAGCGGCGGTGGGGCTTTGATGAGGAGACGCCGTTTGAGCGGATGCGCGTGCTTGACCCTCAGCCGAGTGACAAAGCGCTCGACAGGATGCTTGATAAATTTGCGGCGCGCTTCCCTAAAGTGGGGCGGCCCAAGGTGGCGAGGCGTTGGGCGGGTATGATTGATACGATGCCTGATGTTGTGCCGATCGTGGATCATGCGCCGATTGAAGGGCTTAGCATTTGCACGGGGATGTGTGGCCATGGGTTCGGGATCGGGCCTGCTTTCGGGCGCATCATGGCGGACATGATGG